In Nocardioides sp. zg-1228, a single window of DNA contains:
- a CDS encoding SigE family RNA polymerase sigma factor, whose product MEPSVDITELYAAHRLGLVRLAVLLVDDLASAEDVVQDAFAALARRPDAVRDPSRALAYLRVSVVNTARSALRRRRTARAYSPPHDPSPPTPEDSAVLAEEHREVIEALQRLAPRQREVLVLRYWSNLSEAEIARTLDISPGTVKSTASRALVALERAMTSAHDLGEEQR is encoded by the coding sequence ATGGAGCCGTCCGTGGACATCACCGAGCTCTACGCCGCCCACCGACTCGGCCTGGTGCGGCTCGCCGTGCTCCTCGTCGACGACCTCGCGTCCGCGGAGGACGTCGTGCAGGACGCCTTCGCCGCGCTCGCCCGTCGCCCCGACGCGGTCCGGGACCCGTCGAGGGCGCTGGCCTACCTGCGGGTCTCGGTCGTCAACACCGCCCGTTCGGCGCTGCGCCGGCGGCGTACGGCGCGGGCGTACTCGCCACCGCACGATCCCTCGCCGCCGACGCCGGAGGACAGCGCCGTGCTGGCGGAGGAGCACCGCGAGGTCATCGAGGCGTTGCAGCGGCTCGCCCCGCGGCAGCGGGAGGTCCTGGTGCTGCGCTACTGGTCCAACCTGTCGGAGGCGGAGATCGCCCGGACGCTCGACATCAGCCCGGGCACCGTGAAGTCGACCGCCAGCCGCGCGCTGGTCGCGCTGGAGAGGGCCATGACGTCCGCCCACGACCTGGGGGAGGAGCAGCGATGA
- a CDS encoding GNAT family N-acetyltransferase, whose protein sequence is MTGLELRRIHRPETSAAGDVCVAAYGPFLARAGDDYRRRLHDVATRDEQAEVWVALDGDQVLGNVTYCPLGSRWREIARDDEGEFRMLAVAPAAQGRGVGTALARLCEDRAREDGATSMVLSSLAVMSAAHRVYERRGYARDPGRDWSPRPGVDLLAFTKPL, encoded by the coding sequence GTGACCGGGCTGGAGCTGCGCAGGATCCACCGCCCGGAGACGTCCGCCGCCGGCGACGTGTGCGTGGCGGCCTACGGGCCGTTCCTCGCCCGCGCCGGCGACGACTACCGCCGCCGCCTGCACGACGTGGCCACCCGCGACGAGCAGGCCGAGGTGTGGGTGGCGCTCGACGGCGACCAGGTGCTCGGCAACGTGACCTACTGCCCGCTCGGGTCGCGCTGGCGCGAGATCGCGCGTGACGACGAGGGTGAGTTCCGGATGCTGGCGGTCGCCCCGGCCGCGCAGGGCCGCGGGGTCGGCACGGCGCTCGCCCGCCTGTGCGAGGACCGCGCCCGCGAGGACGGTGCCACGTCCATGGTGCTGTCGTCGCTGGCGGTCATGTCGGCGGCGCACCGCGTCTACGAGCGCCGGGGCTACGCCCGTGACCCGGGCCGCGACTGGTCGCCGCGGCCCGGCGTGGACCTGCTCGCCTTCACCAAGCCGCTCTGA
- a CDS encoding acetolactate synthase — MTEITGHSGELAVHVARAHGVQTMFTLSGAHVFPMYDGVVRINKDGQDPPMRLIDVRHEQTAAFAAEATGKLTRVPGLAVLTAGPGVTNGISAIAQAQFAGSPMVVVGGRAPQNRWGTGSLQELDQPPIIAPVAKAATTLMTAGEVAAGIDEAFTLARSSHRGPVFVDVPMDEFFNSASGTVGSGEGTRIEPDGDAIETVARLLARAERPVLVLGTDVWADHAEAAALRFVDDLGIPTLTNGMGRGLIPGGHRSLVAKARGAALAGADLVVVVGTPLDFRLGYGVFGGPDKSPTGAFARVVHIADSPGQVSHHADLAASVSGDLTTVLDGLQAAIERGDKPDWRAWSDQLADQVKAAAERDAQLLTAEADPIHPARIYGELVPRLEDDSVVIGDGGDFVSFAGKYVEPKRPGGWLDPGPYGCLGAGLGAAIAARIARPDAQVTLLLGDGAAGFSLMDVDTLVRHDLPVVMVMGNNSAWGLEKGPMQMLYGYDVAADLAQRTPYDQVVTALGGAGETVTDPRQIGPALDRAYASGVPYLVNVITDVDAAYPRNTFGI, encoded by the coding sequence ATGACCGAGATCACCGGCCACAGCGGCGAGCTCGCCGTCCATGTCGCCCGCGCCCACGGCGTCCAGACGATGTTCACCCTCTCCGGGGCCCACGTGTTCCCGATGTACGACGGCGTGGTGCGGATCAACAAGGACGGCCAGGACCCGCCGATGCGCCTGATCGACGTGCGCCACGAGCAGACCGCCGCGTTCGCCGCCGAGGCCACGGGCAAGCTCACCCGCGTGCCGGGCCTCGCCGTCCTCACCGCCGGCCCCGGCGTCACCAACGGCATCAGCGCGATCGCGCAGGCCCAGTTCGCCGGCTCGCCGATGGTCGTGGTCGGCGGTCGCGCCCCGCAGAACCGCTGGGGCACCGGCTCGCTCCAGGAGCTCGACCAGCCGCCGATCATCGCGCCCGTCGCGAAGGCGGCGACCACGCTGATGACGGCCGGCGAGGTCGCGGCCGGCATCGACGAGGCGTTCACCCTCGCGCGCTCCAGCCACCGCGGTCCGGTCTTCGTCGACGTGCCGATGGACGAGTTCTTCAACTCCGCCTCCGGCACCGTCGGCTCGGGCGAGGGCACCCGCATCGAGCCCGACGGCGACGCGATCGAGACGGTCGCGCGCCTGCTCGCCCGCGCCGAGCGGCCCGTGCTGGTGCTGGGCACCGACGTGTGGGCCGACCACGCCGAGGCGGCAGCCCTCCGCTTCGTCGACGACCTCGGCATCCCCACGCTGACCAACGGCATGGGACGCGGCCTGATCCCCGGCGGGCACCGCAGTCTCGTCGCCAAGGCCCGCGGCGCCGCCCTCGCCGGTGCCGACCTCGTGGTCGTGGTGGGCACGCCCCTCGACTTCCGCCTCGGCTACGGCGTCTTCGGCGGGCCCGACAAGAGCCCGACGGGCGCGTTCGCCCGGGTCGTCCACATCGCCGACTCCCCCGGCCAGGTCTCCCACCACGCCGACCTCGCGGCGTCCGTCTCGGGCGACCTCACCACGGTGCTCGACGGCCTGCAGGCCGCGATCGAGCGCGGCGACAAGCCCGACTGGCGGGCCTGGTCCGACCAGCTCGCCGACCAGGTGAAGGCCGCCGCCGAGCGCGACGCCCAGCTCCTCACGGCCGAGGCCGACCCGATCCACCCCGCGCGGATCTACGGCGAGCTCGTGCCCCGCCTCGAGGACGACTCGGTGGTGATCGGCGACGGTGGCGACTTCGTGTCGTTCGCCGGCAAGTACGTCGAGCCGAAGCGTCCCGGCGGCTGGCTCGACCCCGGCCCCTACGGCTGCCTCGGCGCCGGACTCGGCGCCGCGATCGCGGCTCGCATCGCCCGCCCCGACGCCCAGGTCACCCTGCTGCTCGGCGACGGCGCGGCCGGCTTCTCACTGATGGACGTCGACACCCTGGTCCGCCACGACCTGCCGGTCGTCATGGTGATGGGCAACAACTCCGCCTGGGGCCTGGAGAAGGGCCCCATGCAGATGCTCTACGGCTACGACGTCGCCGCCGACCTGGCCCAGCGCACGCCCTACGACCAGGTGGTCACGGCGCTCGGCGGCGCCGGGGAGACCGTGACCGACCCCCGCCAGATCGGGCCCGCGCTGGACCGGGCGTACGCCTCCGGCGTGCCCTACCTCGTCAACGTCATCACCGACGTCGACGCGGCCTACCCGCGCAACACCTTCGGCATCTGA
- a CDS encoding DUF2785 domain-containing protein: MSLGYWNQVQATGFEVPSDRPLDDLTAELTTMLGSTRAEVRDGTAYPALATWIDNGVYDDLLAGLGDGMVAGLAVGLGESGTDTVFRRSFSALIVAECLERDTAHRLLPAARILDWGDRIAVWFLAERDTRGFVPGKGWAHAVAHGADAIGALAESPHLGGPEHEVLLDVLAERVLRQPADEPLASGELDRMAHAAMRVLRRDTLGSDALEPWVHRIAAAGNAFGKGGDSDPFLTTAMPQAYLRALFVHLSLAPDPPEVRSDLLLTVIEALRLTNVHYLQAPTH, from the coding sequence ATGTCGCTCGGGTACTGGAACCAGGTGCAGGCCACCGGGTTCGAGGTGCCCTCGGACCGTCCGCTCGACGACCTCACCGCCGAGCTGACCACCATGCTCGGCTCGACCCGGGCCGAGGTCCGCGACGGCACCGCCTACCCCGCCCTGGCGACCTGGATCGACAACGGCGTCTACGACGACCTGCTGGCCGGGCTCGGCGACGGCATGGTCGCGGGGCTCGCGGTCGGGCTGGGCGAGTCCGGCACCGACACCGTCTTCCGCCGCAGCTTCAGCGCGCTCATCGTCGCCGAGTGCCTCGAGCGCGACACCGCGCACCGCCTCCTGCCGGCCGCCAGGATCCTCGACTGGGGCGACCGCATCGCCGTGTGGTTCCTCGCCGAGCGCGACACCCGGGGCTTCGTGCCGGGCAAGGGCTGGGCGCACGCGGTGGCTCACGGCGCAGACGCGATCGGCGCCCTCGCCGAGTCGCCCCACCTCGGCGGGCCCGAGCACGAGGTGCTCCTCGACGTCCTGGCCGAGCGCGTGCTGCGGCAGCCTGCCGACGAGCCACTGGCGTCCGGCGAGCTCGACCGGATGGCCCACGCCGCGATGCGCGTCCTGCGCCGCGACACGCTCGGCAGCGACGCGCTCGAGCCGTGGGTGCACCGCATCGCCGCGGCGGGCAACGCGTTCGGCAAGGGTGGCGACTCCGACCCGTTCCTGACGACGGCGATGCCCCAGGCGTACCTCCGTGCCCTGTTCGTCCACCTCTCCCTGGCGCCCGACCCGCCCGAGGTGCGTTCCGACCTGCTGCTCACGGTCATCGAGGCGCTGCGCCTGACCAACGTGCACTACCTGCAGGCACCCACCCACTAG
- a CDS encoding PAS domain-containing sensor histidine kinase → MPSLPELVRAHTDLVEDDIAWLQRLMADWQILADLSFADLVLWLPDREGKGYWAGGQMRPTTGPTALVDDVLGTFVPVGRRRMLDEAFGTGRVVREGDPEWRDDVPVRVEVIPVRRAGRVIATIARNTNLIGVRTPSRLELSYLQTASDLTQMIAAGRFPLSGQRSDHADSPRVGDGFVRLDDTGRVVYASPNGLSAYRRLGLQGDLAGLVLTDLTRELVPARKRPDEETLSAVLGGRDGRATEVGTDEVTLIVRSIPLRPQGERTGALLLVRDVTELRRRDRELVTKDVTIREIHHRVKNNLQTVAALLRLQARRTRAEDARAALEEAVRRVGSIAIVHETLSHAVEETVDFDEIADRLGSMVVDVSGVEVPVRVVREGSFGKLASEAATPLAMVLTELLQNAVEHGYAGQDPATLEQPGRVVVTARRITGRLHLVVEDDGRGLPDDFDPEASTQLGLSIVRTLVESELGGVLEIGPGSRGARVQADLPVD, encoded by the coding sequence GTGCCCTCCCTCCCCGAGCTCGTGCGAGCCCACACCGACCTCGTCGAGGACGACATCGCCTGGCTCCAGCGGCTCATGGCGGACTGGCAGATCCTGGCCGACCTGTCGTTCGCCGACCTCGTGCTCTGGCTGCCGGACCGGGAGGGCAAGGGCTACTGGGCGGGCGGCCAGATGCGGCCGACCACCGGGCCGACCGCCCTCGTGGACGACGTGCTGGGCACCTTCGTCCCCGTCGGCCGGCGCCGGATGCTCGACGAGGCCTTCGGCACCGGCCGCGTCGTGCGCGAGGGCGACCCCGAGTGGCGCGACGACGTGCCGGTGCGGGTGGAGGTCATCCCGGTGCGCCGCGCGGGTCGGGTGATCGCCACCATCGCCCGCAACACCAACCTCATCGGCGTACGCACCCCGAGCCGGCTCGAGCTCAGCTATCTGCAGACCGCGTCCGACCTGACCCAGATGATCGCCGCGGGCCGCTTCCCGCTGAGCGGGCAGCGCAGCGACCACGCCGACTCGCCGCGGGTGGGCGACGGCTTCGTCCGGCTCGACGACACGGGGCGCGTCGTCTACGCCAGCCCCAACGGCCTCTCGGCCTACCGCCGCCTCGGCCTGCAGGGCGACCTCGCCGGGCTCGTCCTCACCGACCTGACCCGCGAGCTGGTGCCGGCGCGCAAGCGCCCCGACGAGGAGACGCTCAGCGCCGTGCTGGGCGGTCGCGACGGCCGGGCCACCGAGGTCGGCACCGACGAGGTGACCCTGATCGTCCGCAGCATCCCGCTGCGCCCGCAAGGCGAGCGCACCGGCGCGCTGCTGCTGGTGCGCGACGTCACCGAGCTGCGTCGCCGCGACCGCGAGCTGGTCACCAAGGACGTCACCATCCGCGAGATCCACCACCGGGTGAAGAACAACCTCCAGACCGTCGCGGCGCTGCTGCGCCTCCAGGCGCGGCGCACCCGCGCCGAGGACGCCAGGGCGGCCCTGGAGGAGGCGGTGCGCCGGGTGGGCTCCATCGCCATCGTGCACGAGACGCTGAGCCACGCCGTGGAGGAGACCGTCGACTTCGACGAGATCGCCGACCGGCTCGGCTCGATGGTCGTCGACGTCAGCGGGGTGGAGGTGCCGGTGCGCGTGGTGCGTGAGGGCTCCTTCGGCAAGCTGGCCTCGGAGGCCGCCACGCCGCTCGCGATGGTGCTCACCGAGCTGCTGCAGAACGCCGTCGAGCACGGCTACGCGGGCCAGGACCCGGCGACGCTCGAGCAGCCGGGGCGCGTGGTGGTCACGGCGCGCCGCATCACGGGCCGGCTGCACCTGGTGGTCGAGGACGACGGCCGAGGCCTGCCCGACGACTTCGACCCCGAGGCGTCCACCCAGCTCGGGCTGTCGATCGTGCGCACGCTCGTGGAGTCCGAGCTCGGCGGCGTGCTCGAGATCGGCCCCGGAAGCCGGGGCGCGCGGGTGCAGGCGGACCTGCCGGTCGACTGA
- a CDS encoding WhiB family transcriptional regulator, translated as MDWRSRSACLDEDPELFFPIGNTGPAILQIEEAKQVCRRCEVREQCLAWALEAGQDHGVWGGLSEDERRALKRRNARARIRTA; from the coding sequence ATGGATTGGCGCAGCCGCTCAGCATGCCTCGACGAGGACCCCGAGCTGTTCTTCCCCATCGGCAACACCGGTCCTGCGATCCTCCAGATCGAGGAGGCCAAGCAGGTGTGCCGTCGATGTGAGGTACGCGAGCAGTGTCTCGCGTGGGCCCTCGAGGCCGGCCAGGACCACGGAGTGTGGGGTGGCCTCAGCGAGGACGAGCGCCGCGCGCTCAAGCGGCGCAACGCCAGGGCGCGCATCCGCACCGCCTGA
- a CDS encoding RNA polymerase sigma factor SigF, producing the protein MSTDTGDTGGETGLEATVDHGLDDDVVPRGLEHVRARSAELFAVMRDDEASSAERAAARDDLVHLHLSLVEHCARRFRNRGEPFEDLVQVGTIGLIKAVDRFETDRGVEFSTYATPTVIGEIKRHFRDKGWAIRVPRRLQELRMQIGGATGELTQRLGRSPTPRELAEVIGCTVEEIMEGIESSHAYATLSLDASDDNDEGPPAMLATLGIEDANIEHVEIRESIKPLLDGLGEREKRILLLRFFKNMTQSQIAEEIGVSQMHVSRLLTRTLAQLRTSLEAD; encoded by the coding sequence ATGAGCACAGACACGGGGGACACGGGGGGCGAGACGGGGCTCGAGGCCACCGTCGACCACGGGCTCGACGACGACGTCGTGCCTCGTGGTCTGGAGCACGTGCGCGCGCGCAGCGCCGAGCTCTTCGCGGTGATGCGCGACGACGAGGCGAGCAGCGCCGAGCGGGCGGCGGCACGCGACGACCTGGTGCACCTGCACCTCTCGCTGGTCGAGCACTGCGCGCGCCGCTTCCGCAACCGCGGCGAGCCGTTCGAGGACCTCGTGCAGGTCGGCACGATCGGCCTGATCAAGGCGGTCGACCGCTTCGAGACCGACCGCGGCGTCGAGTTCTCGACCTACGCCACGCCGACGGTGATCGGCGAGATCAAGCGCCACTTCCGCGACAAGGGCTGGGCGATCCGGGTGCCGCGCCGGCTCCAGGAGCTGCGGATGCAGATCGGCGGGGCGACCGGTGAGCTGACCCAGAGGCTGGGCCGCTCCCCCACGCCCCGTGAGCTCGCCGAGGTCATCGGCTGCACGGTCGAGGAGATCATGGAGGGCATCGAGTCGTCCCACGCCTACGCGACGCTCTCCCTCGACGCCTCCGACGACAACGACGAGGGCCCGCCCGCGATGCTCGCCACGCTGGGGATCGAGGACGCCAACATCGAGCACGTCGAGATCCGCGAGTCGATCAAGCCGCTGCTCGACGGCCTCGGGGAGCGGGAGAAGCGGATCCTGCTGCTGCGCTTCTTCAAGAACATGACCCAGTCGCAGATCGCCGAGGAGATCGGCGTCTCCCAGATGCACGTCTCCCGGCTGCTGACCCGCACGCTCGCCCAGCTGCGCACCTCTCTCGAGGCCGACTGA
- a CDS encoding anti-sigma factor — protein sequence MADNTGDSRADVELRLPAESAFATIVRTTAAGLAARLDFTIDDIEDLRIAIGEATALVIPEADPGTDLVASFWFGRGSMTVELLAEAVDDPPLDTESFAWQVLDTMAQEASAGPEGGRFRVRFTVSSAVGAGMTGAEL from the coding sequence ATGGCAGACAACACGGGGGATTCGCGCGCCGACGTGGAGCTGAGGCTGCCCGCGGAGAGTGCGTTCGCGACGATCGTGCGTACGACCGCGGCCGGGCTCGCGGCGCGCCTCGATTTCACCATCGACGACATCGAGGACCTCCGCATCGCCATCGGCGAGGCGACCGCACTCGTCATCCCCGAGGCCGACCCCGGCACCGACCTCGTGGCCTCCTTCTGGTTCGGCCGGGGCTCGATGACCGTCGAGCTGCTGGCCGAGGCGGTGGACGACCCGCCACTCGACACCGAGAGCTTCGCTTGGCAGGTGCTCGACACGATGGCGCAGGAAGCGTCGGCGGGACCGGAGGGAGGACGCTTCCGCGTCCGCTTCACGGTCTCGTCGGCGGTCGGCGCGGGAATGACAGGTGCCGAGCTCTGA